Proteins co-encoded in one Brassica rapa cultivar Chiifu-401-42 chromosome A02, CAAS_Brap_v3.01, whole genome shotgun sequence genomic window:
- the LOC103855222 gene encoding protein trichome birefringence-like 14: protein MFGGKSCILRGGSVSLALVILIFLMLTLLVSEENPLRSSLFDVQLQFSASPPPPPPPPPPPSSSFSVCNYAKGKWVKDKKRPLYSGSECKQWLSSMWACRVMGRPDFSFEGYRWQPQGCNMPQFDRFTFLTRMQNKTIAFIGDSLGRQQFQSLMCMATGGEDSPEVQNVGWEYGLVKPKGALRPDGWAYRFPTTNTTILYYWSASLSDLVPMKNTDSPRLTAMHLDRPPAFMRKYLHRFDVLVLNTGHHWNRGKIEGNHWVMHVNGTQVQGEFLKDISHAKVFTIRSVAKWLDAQLPLHPRLKAFFRTISPRHFRNGDWNTGGNCNNTVPLSRGSEINGDDGSVDATVESAVNGTRIKILDITALSELRDEAHISGSKLKPRKPKKVKSNVTATAPVVNDCLHWCLPGVPDTWNELFIAQI from the exons ATGTTTGGTGGGAAAAGTTGCATACTCAGAGGAGGAAGTGTATCACTTGCCTTGGTTATCCTCATCTTTTTGATGCTAACACTCCTGGTTTCTGAGGAAAACCCACTTCGTTCTTCTCTCTTTGATGTACAACTTCAGTTCTcagcttctcctcctcctcctcctcctcctcctcctcctccttcttcttctttttcag TTTGTAACTATGCAAAAGGAAAATGGGTTAAAGACAAGAAGCGACCGTTGTACTCTGGTTCTGAATGTAAGCAGTGGCTATCATCCATGTGGGCCTGTAGAGTAATGGGCAGACCTGACTTCTCATTTGAAGGTTACCGGTGGCAACCGCAAGGTTGCAACATGCCACAGTTTGACAGGTTCACCTTCTTGACAAG AATGCAGAATAAGACGATAGCGTTTATAGGAGACTCATTGGGACGGCAACAGTTTCAGTCTCTGATGTGTATGGCCACTGGTGGTGAAGACAGCCCAGAGGTTCAAAACGTGGGATGGGAGTACGGTTTAGTCAAACCCAAAGGAGCTCTCCGTCCTGATGGTTGGGCGTATCGTTTCCCCACCACAAACACAACCATCTTGTATTATTGGTCAGCTAGTTTATCAGATTTGGTCCCCATGAAGAACACTGACTCACCTCGTCTCACCGCAATGCATCTGGACCGTCCACCAGCGTTTATGAGGAAGTACCTTCACCGTTTCGATGTGTTGGTTCTTAACACGGGCCACCACTGGAACAGAGGCAAGATCGAAGGCAATCACTGGGTGATGCACGTGAACGGAACACAGGTCCAAGGAGAGTTTCTTAAAGATATAAGTCACGCTAAGGTTTTTACAATACGCAGCGTTGCGAAGTGGCTAGACGCGCAGCTTCCGTTGCATCCGCGGTTGAAAGCTTTCTTTAGGACGATATCTCCGAGGCATTTTAGGAACGGAGATTGGAACACAGGTGGGAACTGTAACAATACTGTCCCTCTGTCTAGAGGAAGTGAAATCAATGGTGATGATGGGTCGGTTGATGcaacggtggagagtgctgtgAATGGGACGAGGATCAAGATTCTTGACATAACTGCACTCTCTGAGCTGAGAGATGAAGCTCACATCTCAGGGTCTAAGCTCAAACCTAGAAAACCTAAAAAAGTGAAGAGTAACGTGACAGCCACGGCTCCAGTGGTTAATGATTGTTTGCATTGGTGCTTACCTGGGGTCCCAGATACTTGGAATGAACTTTTCATTGCtcagatttaa
- the LOC103855221 gene encoding SAL2 phosphatase isoform X1 produces MSYEKELGAAKKAVSLAARLSQGVQKTLLQSEVWTKSDKTPVTAADYGSQAVVSLVLERELKPATLSLVAEEVDTRDLRKKGSEEFLEDITKLVRDTLASDESYAGSSITTEDVLNAIDCGKSQGGSSGCHWVLDPIDGTRGFVRGEQYAVGLALLVEGKVVVGVMACPNLPLSSAVVEKDDKSCQDNVGCLFFAATGSGAYVQPLNGNSPPQEVRVSSNENLEEAKFLESYHMPIPLHSSIAKKLGITALPVRIDSQAKYAAVSRGDAEMYLRFTLVGYREWIWDHAAGSIITTEAGGVVCDVEGTPLDFSKGKRLDHNRGIIVTTKKLKPLILKAVRESMEEENLRV; encoded by the exons ATGTCTTACGAGAAGGAGCTAGGCGCTGCAAAGAAAGCTGTTTCTCTAGCTGCTCGTCTCAGCCAA GGAGTTCAGAAGACTCTCTTGCAATCCGAAGTATGGACAAAATCCGACAAAACTCCTGTCACTGCAGCTGATTATG GATCACAAGCTGTTGTTAGTCTTGTGTTAGAGAGGGAGCTCAAACCTGCAACCCTGTCATTAGTAGCAGAAGAGGTG GATACTAGAGATCTACGGAAGAAAGGAAGTGAGGAGTTTCTAGAAGATATAACAAAGCTTGTGAGAGATACTCTAGCTTCTGATGAATCATACGCAGGCTCTTCTATAACCACAGAGGATGTGTTGAATGCCATAGACTGTGGTAAATCACAAGGAGGAAGCAGTGGTTGTCACTGGGTTCTTGATCCTATAGATGGAACCAGAGG ATTTGTAAGAGGAGAGCAATACGCTGTGGGATTAGCGTTGCTTGTGGAAGGCAAAGTGGTGGTCGGCGTTATGGCTTGTCCTAATCTTCCTTTGTCTTCTGCGGTTGTTGAGAAAGACGACAAGTCTTGCCAGGATAATGTTGGATGTCTTTTCTTTGCTGCAACTGGTTCAGGAGCTTATGTGCAACCGCTCAATGGCAATTCTCCACCACAGGAG GTGAGAGTGAGTAGCAATGAGAATCTTGAAGAAGCAAAGTTCTTAGAATCATACCATATGCCAATTCCCCTCCATAGTTCCATTGCTAAG AAACTTGGGATCACAGCGTTACCTGTAAGAATCGATAGCCAAGCAAAGTATGCAGCTGTGTCCAGAGGAGATGCAGAGATGTACTTGCGCTTCACTCTTGTTGGATACCGTGAGTGGATATGGGACCATGCAGCTGGTTCAATCATCACAACag AAGCTGGAGGCGTCGTTTGCGATGTTGAAGGGACACCTCTGGACTTCTCAAAAGGAAAGCGTCTTGATCACAACAGAGGGATCATAGTTACCACCAAGAAACTCAAGCCATTGATTCTGAAAGCTGTTAGAGAATCCATGGAAGAAGAGAATCTTCGTGTCTGA
- the LOC103855223 gene encoding probable methyltransferase PMT26: MAQPRYTRIDNTRRPASSYCSTVTIVVFVALCLVGIWMMTSSSLGPDQSVDVVPLDNKDGIKNQMTPPEDAAGETPKEEKKGDGDESSSKEEKTKEESTSSGETKSETEGLKDNPEEENPDSNEKQTKPETEDNESGEDGENQKKFEADGIEKKSSDDETGNEGAETKPEKENSKTNVEQESQPKNETSGGAQLELVNETIAQNGSFSTQATESKKEKEAQKSSGDQIDFKWKVCNTTAGPDYIPCLDNVQAIRSLKSTKHYEHRERHCPDSPPTCLVPLPEGYKRPIEWPKSREKIWYTNVPHTKLAEYKGHQNWVKVTGEYLTFPGGGTQFKHGALHYIDFIQESVSDIAWGKRSRVVLDVGCGVASFGGFLFDRDVITMSLAPKDEHEAQVQFALERGIPAISAVMGTTRLPFPGRVFDIVHCARCRVPWHIEGGKLLLELNRVLRPGGFFVWSATPVYQKKTEDVGIWKAMSELTKKMCWELISINKDKINGIGVATYKKPTSNECYTSRSEQNPPICAESDDPNASWKVPLQACMHTAPEDKTQRGSQWPEQWPARLDKPPYWLSSSQTGVYGKAAPEDFSADYEHWKRVVTKSYLKGLGINWGTVRNVMDMKAVYGGFAAALREMKVWVMNVVPIDSPDTLAIIYERGLFGIYHDWCESFSTYPRSYDLLHADHLFSKLKQRCNLTAVVAEVDRVLRPEGKLIVRDDAETIQEVEAMVKAMKWEVRMTYSKEKEGLLSVQKSIWRPEEVETLTYAIAT; this comes from the exons ATGGCACAGCCAAGGTACACTAGGATAGACAACACCAGGAGGCCGGCGTCGAGCTATTGCTCAACGGTGACTATAGTTGTGTTCGTGGCGCTATGCTTAGTCGGGATTTGGATGATGACGTCATCCTCTCTTGGACCAGATCAGAGTGTTGACGTGGTTCCTCTTGACAACAAAGATGGGATCAAGAACCAGATGACCCCTCCTGAAGACGCAGCTGGTGAAACACCCAAGGAGGAGAAAAAAGGAGATGGTGATGAGAGCTCAAGCAAGGAAGAGAAGACTAAAGAAGAGTCTACTTCATCTGGTGAGACGAAAAGTGAGACTGAAGGTTTGAAAGACAACCCGGAAGAAGAGAATCCTGACTCTAATGAAAAGCAAACTAAGCCGGAGACGGAGGATAATGAGTCCGGTGAGGATGGTGAGAACCAAAAGAAGTTCGAGGCTGATGGAATTGAGAAAAAGTCCAGTGACGATGAGACAGGCAATGAAGGTGCTGAAACAAAGCCTGAGAAAGAAAACTCCAAGACAAATGTGGAGCAAGAGAGTCAACCTAAAAACGAGACCTCAGGTGGGGCACAGTTAGAGCTAGTGAATGAAACTATTGCGCAAAACGGTTCGTTTTCAACTCAGGCCACAGAATCCAAAAAGGAGAAAGAAGCTCAGAAGAGTTCTGGTGATCAAATTGATTTCAAATGGAAGGTCTGCAATACAACCGCCGGGCCGGATTACATCCCCTGTCTTGATAATGTGCAAGCCATTAGGAGTCTTAAGAGTACTAAACATTATGAGCATCGTGAGAGGCATTGCCCAGACAGCCCACCCACCTGTCTCGTTCCTTTGCCTGAAGGATATAAGCGGCCAATTGAGTGGCCGAAAAGTCGAGAAAAG ATCTGGTACACCAACGTCCCTCATACCAAGCTTGCTGAGTATAAAGGGCATCAAAATTGGGTTAAAGTGACCGGTGAGTATCTAACATTTCCCGGAGGAGGAACCCAATTCAAGCATGGTGCTCTTCATTACATCGATTTCATACAGGAG TCTGTCTCTGATATCGCTTGGGGTAAACGCTCGCGTGTGGTCTTGGATGTTGGGTGTGGTGTTGCAAGCTTTGGAGGTTTCCTCTTCGACAGAGACGTGATCACAATGTCCCTTGCACCTAAAGACGAACATGAAGCTCAAGTGCAGTTTGCTCTTGAGAGAGGCATTCCTGCTATTTCTGCAGTGATGGGCACTACGAGGCTACCTTTCCCTGGCAGAGTTTTCGACATTGTTCACTGTGCTCGCTGTAGAGTGCCATGGCACATAGAAG GTGGAAAACTCCTTCTGGAGCTAAACCGTGTATTGAGACCCGGAGGCTTCTTTGTGTGGTCTGCTACTCCTGTTTATCAGAAGAAGACAGAAGATGTTGGAATCTGGAAAG CTATGAGTGAACTCACTAAGAAAATGTGTTGGGAACTCATATCTATTAACAAGGACAAGATCAACGGAATCGGTGTAGCTACTTACAAAAAGCCTACTTCAAATGAATGCTACACAAGCAGATCAGAACAAAATCCTCCAATTTGTGCCGAATCTGATGACCCAAATGCATCTTG GAAAGTCCCACTTCAAGCATGCATGCACACAGCACCAGAAGACAAAACGCAGCGTGGATCTCAGTGGCCGGAGCAATGGCCAGCGAGATTAGATAAACCACCGTACTGGCTATCGAGTTCGCAGACCGGAGTTTATGGAAAAGCGGCACCAGAGGATTTCAGCGCTGATTATGAGCACTGGAAACGAGTAGTGACCAAATCATACCTTAAAGGCTTAGGAATCAACTGGGGAACTGTTAGAAATGTCATGGACATGAAAGCCGTTTATGGAgg ATTTGCAGCGGCTCTAAGAGAAATGAAAGTGTGGGTGATGAACGTGGTTCCAATAGATTCACCAGACACGTTAGCAATAATCTATGAGCGAGGACTGTTTGGTATCTACCACGATTGGTGTGAATCTTTCAGTACTTACCCGAGATCATATGATCTTCTTCACGCCGATCATCTTTTCTCCAAACTCAAACAAAG GTGCAATCTGACGGCGGTTGTTGCGGAGGTGGATAGGGTACTGAGACCGGAAGGGAAGCTGATAGTGAGGGACGACGCGGAGACGATACAAGAGGTGGAAGCGATGGTGAAAGCGATGAAATGGGAAGTGCGTATGACTTACTCGAAGGAAAAAGAAGGTTTGCTTTCTGTTCAAAAGTCAATTTGGCGACCCGAAGAGGTAGAGACTCTCACTTACGCTATCGCCACttga
- the LOC103855220 gene encoding E3 ubiquitin-protein ligase RGLG3 isoform X2 codes for MSRCNKRNPQPSYIADHFNSLDQVITSLREAGLESSNLILGIDFTKSNEWTGRYSFNRKSLHAIGKRQNPYEQAISIIGRTLSPFDEDDLIPCFGFGDATTRDQYVFSFYPDNKSCEGLDKAVKRYREIVPHLKLSGPTSFAPVIDAAIDIVEQNNMQYHVLVIIADGQVTRNPDVPPGRLSPQEEATINSIMAASHYPLSIVLVGVGDGPWDTMKQFDDNIPHREFDNFQFVNFTEIMSQHKDAAKKEAAFALAALMEIPFQYKATLSLEKQVSGSRLRHKPLPPPPEVIERDNAVRKMPNPVTETAEKSDRTAPVTQPVCPICLTNPKDMAFSCGHTTCKECGVVVKICPMCREPITTRIRLYT; via the exons ATGAGTAGATGCAATAAACGTAATCCGCAACCTTCGTATATTGCTGATCACTTCAACAGCTTAGATCAG GTGATAACTTCTCTAAGGGAAGCTGGACTTGAATCTTCAAACTTGATACTAGGAATTGACTTCACCAAGAGCAATGAGTGGACAG GAAGATACTCATTCAATAGAAAAAGCCTTCACGCCATTGGTAAAAGACAGAACCCTTATGAACAAGCTATATCCATCATTGGCCGCACTTTGTCTCCCTTTGATGAAGATGATCTTATACCTTGTTTCGGTTTTGGCGATG CAACAACAAGAGATCAGTATGTGTTCAGCTTTTACCCTGACAACAAAAGCTGCGAGGGATTAGACAAAGCTGTGAAAAGATACAGAGAGATTGTTCCTCATTTGAAGTTGTCTGGGCCCACCTCTTTTGCCCCGGTTATCGATGCAGCCATCGACATAGTGGAGCAGAACAATATGCAGTACCATGTTCTTGTCATTATAGCAGATGGTCAGGTGACAAGGAATCCAGATGTTCCACCTGGTAGGCTCAGTCCACAGGAAGAAGCTACTATCAACTCCATAATGGCAGCTAG CCATTACCCATTGTCTATAGTCTTGGTTGGAGTAGGAGATGGACCATGGGACACAATGAAACAATTTGATGACAATATTCCTCACCGCGAATTCGATAACTTCCAG TTTGTGAACTTCACAGAGATAATGTCACAGCACAAAGATGCAGCTAAGAAGGAGGCTGCTTTCGCATTAGCAGCTCTCATGGAGATTCCTTTTCAGTACAAAGCCACATTAAGTCTCGA AAAACAAGTGAGTGGTTCCCGTTTGCGTCACAAGCCGCTACCACCACCACCAGAGGTGATAGAGCGTGACAATGCTGTTAGAAAAATGCCGAATCCAGTTACAGAAACTGCAGAGAAAAGTGACAGAACGGCTCCAGTAACACAACCTGTATGTCCCATTTGCTTGACGAACCCAAAGGACATGGCGTTTAGCTGCGGTCACACG ACGTGCAAGGAATGTGGTGTGGTTGTCAAGATATGCCCAATGTGCAGAGAACCTATAACAACGAGGATAAGGCTGTACACTTGA
- the LOC103855221 gene encoding SAL2 phosphatase isoform X2 — protein MSYEKELGAAKKAVSLAARLSQGVQKTLLQSEVWTKSDKTPVTAADYGSQAVVSLVLERELKPATLSLVAEEDTRDLRKKGSEEFLEDITKLVRDTLASDESYAGSSITTEDVLNAIDCGKSQGGSSGCHWVLDPIDGTRGFVRGEQYAVGLALLVEGKVVVGVMACPNLPLSSAVVEKDDKSCQDNVGCLFFAATGSGAYVQPLNGNSPPQEVRVSSNENLEEAKFLESYHMPIPLHSSIAKKLGITALPVRIDSQAKYAAVSRGDAEMYLRFTLVGYREWIWDHAAGSIITTEAGGVVCDVEGTPLDFSKGKRLDHNRGIIVTTKKLKPLILKAVRESMEEENLRV, from the exons ATGTCTTACGAGAAGGAGCTAGGCGCTGCAAAGAAAGCTGTTTCTCTAGCTGCTCGTCTCAGCCAA GGAGTTCAGAAGACTCTCTTGCAATCCGAAGTATGGACAAAATCCGACAAAACTCCTGTCACTGCAGCTGATTATG GATCACAAGCTGTTGTTAGTCTTGTGTTAGAGAGGGAGCTCAAACCTGCAACCCTGTCATTAGTAGCAGAAGAG GATACTAGAGATCTACGGAAGAAAGGAAGTGAGGAGTTTCTAGAAGATATAACAAAGCTTGTGAGAGATACTCTAGCTTCTGATGAATCATACGCAGGCTCTTCTATAACCACAGAGGATGTGTTGAATGCCATAGACTGTGGTAAATCACAAGGAGGAAGCAGTGGTTGTCACTGGGTTCTTGATCCTATAGATGGAACCAGAGG ATTTGTAAGAGGAGAGCAATACGCTGTGGGATTAGCGTTGCTTGTGGAAGGCAAAGTGGTGGTCGGCGTTATGGCTTGTCCTAATCTTCCTTTGTCTTCTGCGGTTGTTGAGAAAGACGACAAGTCTTGCCAGGATAATGTTGGATGTCTTTTCTTTGCTGCAACTGGTTCAGGAGCTTATGTGCAACCGCTCAATGGCAATTCTCCACCACAGGAG GTGAGAGTGAGTAGCAATGAGAATCTTGAAGAAGCAAAGTTCTTAGAATCATACCATATGCCAATTCCCCTCCATAGTTCCATTGCTAAG AAACTTGGGATCACAGCGTTACCTGTAAGAATCGATAGCCAAGCAAAGTATGCAGCTGTGTCCAGAGGAGATGCAGAGATGTACTTGCGCTTCACTCTTGTTGGATACCGTGAGTGGATATGGGACCATGCAGCTGGTTCAATCATCACAACag AAGCTGGAGGCGTCGTTTGCGATGTTGAAGGGACACCTCTGGACTTCTCAAAAGGAAAGCGTCTTGATCACAACAGAGGGATCATAGTTACCACCAAGAAACTCAAGCCATTGATTCTGAAAGCTGTTAGAGAATCCATGGAAGAAGAGAATCTTCGTGTCTGA
- the LOC103855224 gene encoding photosystem I reaction center subunit N, chloroplastic, protein MAAMNSSVLTCSYAISGASSSELNQKVGLVNSSVGFGQKKQTVPVIKAAQRVGGGDDVNGRRSRMMFLAATLFSTAAVSASANPSVFDEYLEKSKANKELNDKKRLATSGANFARAFTVQFGSCKFPENFTGCQDLAKQKKVLFISEDLALECEGKDKFKCGSNVFWKW, encoded by the exons ATGGCGGCCATGAACTCGAGTGTTCTCACCTGCAGCTACGCAATCTCTGGTGCTAGCTCATCAGAGCTAAACCAAAAAGTGGGTTTGGTGAATTCATCGGTTGGGTTTGGCCAGAAGAAACAGACTGTTCCTGTGATCAAAGCAGCTCAACGAGttggtggtggtgatgatgtTAATGGAAGAAGATCCCGCATGATGTTCTTAGCTGCTACACTCTTCTCCACCGCTGCTGTCTCTGCTTCTGCTAATCCTAGCGTCTTCGATGAATACCTCGAGAAGAGCAAAGCCAACAAA GAACTGAATGATAAGAAGAGATTGGCAACAAGTGGGGCAAACTTTGCGAGAGCATTCACCGTTCAGTTCGGAAGCTGCAAGTTCCCTGAGAATTTCACAGGATGTCAAGATCTTGCCAAGCAAAAG AAGGTACTATTTATCTCAGAAGATTTGGCGTTGGAATGCGAAGGCAAAGACAAGTTCAAGTGTGGTTCCAATGTTTTCTGGAAATGGTGA
- the LOC103855220 gene encoding E3 ubiquitin-protein ligase RGLG3 isoform X1 produces the protein MSRCNKRNPQPSYIADHFNSLDQVITSLREAGLESSNLILGIDFTKSNEWTGRYSFNRKSLHAIGKRQNPYEQAISIIGRTLSPFDEDDLIPCFGFGDATTRDQYVFSFYPDNKSCEGLDKAVKRYREIVPHLKLSGPTSFAPVIDAAIDIVEQNNMQYHVLVIIADGQVTRNPDVPPGRLSPQEEATINSIMAASHYPLSIVLVGVGDGPWDTMKQFDDNIPHREFDNFQFVNFTEIMSQHKDAAKKEAAFALAALMEIPFQYKATLSLDRKQVSGSRLRHKPLPPPPEVIERDNAVRKMPNPVTETAEKSDRTAPVTQPVCPICLTNPKDMAFSCGHTTCKECGVVVKICPMCREPITTRIRLYT, from the exons ATGAGTAGATGCAATAAACGTAATCCGCAACCTTCGTATATTGCTGATCACTTCAACAGCTTAGATCAG GTGATAACTTCTCTAAGGGAAGCTGGACTTGAATCTTCAAACTTGATACTAGGAATTGACTTCACCAAGAGCAATGAGTGGACAG GAAGATACTCATTCAATAGAAAAAGCCTTCACGCCATTGGTAAAAGACAGAACCCTTATGAACAAGCTATATCCATCATTGGCCGCACTTTGTCTCCCTTTGATGAAGATGATCTTATACCTTGTTTCGGTTTTGGCGATG CAACAACAAGAGATCAGTATGTGTTCAGCTTTTACCCTGACAACAAAAGCTGCGAGGGATTAGACAAAGCTGTGAAAAGATACAGAGAGATTGTTCCTCATTTGAAGTTGTCTGGGCCCACCTCTTTTGCCCCGGTTATCGATGCAGCCATCGACATAGTGGAGCAGAACAATATGCAGTACCATGTTCTTGTCATTATAGCAGATGGTCAGGTGACAAGGAATCCAGATGTTCCACCTGGTAGGCTCAGTCCACAGGAAGAAGCTACTATCAACTCCATAATGGCAGCTAG CCATTACCCATTGTCTATAGTCTTGGTTGGAGTAGGAGATGGACCATGGGACACAATGAAACAATTTGATGACAATATTCCTCACCGCGAATTCGATAACTTCCAG TTTGTGAACTTCACAGAGATAATGTCACAGCACAAAGATGCAGCTAAGAAGGAGGCTGCTTTCGCATTAGCAGCTCTCATGGAGATTCCTTTTCAGTACAAAGCCACATTAAGTCTCGA TAGAAAACAAGTGAGTGGTTCCCGTTTGCGTCACAAGCCGCTACCACCACCACCAGAGGTGATAGAGCGTGACAATGCTGTTAGAAAAATGCCGAATCCAGTTACAGAAACTGCAGAGAAAAGTGACAGAACGGCTCCAGTAACACAACCTGTATGTCCCATTTGCTTGACGAACCCAAAGGACATGGCGTTTAGCTGCGGTCACACG ACGTGCAAGGAATGTGGTGTGGTTGTCAAGATATGCCCAATGTGCAGAGAACCTATAACAACGAGGATAAGGCTGTACACTTGA